The nucleotide window ctTTCATAAACTAGGTAAGTTTATCATTGCACTCTTATTTAATGTTCTCTTGAAGTCAATTTTTCaataatgaacatgaattaatttattttgatgaattaatttgaccaatgaatatgaataaattacttaattttctaTGTTGGTCAAATTCATACTTTCATGGCTAATAATTGTTAAGAAGTTCTACATCGGTAGAGGGATGgaatttggtctccttatatggacttaaacaaacctcccctcatgagctagcttttggggttgagttaggctcaggtgtcatatctttacaataACTAACAACagtaaaataggaagaaaaatgtcatttatatattgattttgtgaaatgacaaatatcaAGAAACATCCATTTTTAGTAAGAACGATGTGTAAATAGAAACAAATAGAGTATCAAACTTAATTaaaggaaagagaaaatataaagagagaaaactcaaatatacatcttaaactttaaataataaaatatatcctaaaaatttagttaatatgaaatagaaaaagtaaCTAATAGTACTCACACAATAAGTTGAATCCTCCGGCAAGTTCGAACGGAAAATCATgaacttttaatttaaaattattaaattttcgATGGAAGTCATCATCTTCTCCACCCCTTTCTATTTCTTTTGAGAGTTTCTCTTTAAGGGTAGAGTGTTGGATATGCTCCCATCAAATAATCAATGATAACAAATGCAGTGAttatagaagaagaagaagaactcaaaataaagaaaatgtaaaagttttaaagaaattgaGGTCaccaaagataaaaataaaataaaatgaaacatgCACTAATCCTACTGCAGGTCTTTAGCAATAGTAATATCGGTGTCATACCTATATCAAGTTAATGACTTCCATAAAGATACTAGTGAACTTGTTCCCGCTTCGCGCGGTTATAAAGGGtgataaaattttgataattttattaaatacaaTATTGATTGAGAGAAAAATGTTTGGTCAGTACTAAGTAGACTTCCAATAAAGTTataagttttttattattttgaacaaaaaaaattgcaataagAAATTCACACAAGGtacaaaataaagagaacatataccaataaaaatgcaaaatcaTTCATAATTCCTTCTCattaaaaaatagaaggaaaaatatgaaatcagTACACATGTCTTTCGAGTTCTTTATGACGTCCACTCTCAAAAATCGAACATCATCCTTCATcttattcttcaaatcaaattaaaatatgaatatataagCATTGAAAATATAACAACCTAAAAGGCTATGTGATCTTCTATAAAATCttataatgattttatttataggGCTAAAACACCAAATAATATGAttaatattactattaattattttataggtcttgataataaaaaattgtgtgggagtaattaatgaaaataaagacgAATTAAGTTTACATTTAACATATTCTAAAAGTGTCCTTTTAATTTCTTTGCATTGcacatttaatataattaacagagttaaatatttttttagttctttTAATATAGcacataaataagaaaaaatctaaaaaaataaaatataattgtatttCATGACCAATGAAAAATATCACCCTCACTAAGTTCTTCCTAACTTTATTGTTGTATATAGATTAATTAACAGAGgcgaatctaggatttttcgaacatgggtgcaccaagtaaaatggattgaagtgagaattgatccttaatcctcaaggtcaaaagctcaacatttaacCATGTGGACAATTTAGACTTCTTGTAGTACGGGTGccagaatataatattatacgaaaatcttaaaacatatatatatataaaaaatatctaattttacgaaGAGACCACGGGTGCCTGTGCCCTATTTTTTGGCTCTAAATTCGCCACTGATCGATATAACTATTTAGCACAAGTCAATAAGTTTattcaagattttaaaagaaacatgtatatataaaaatttacaaCCCTTCTAAAAGATAAATATCCACTTAATATATTTTAGCAAGAAGAATATGACATATCAAGAGGAATATGACatattaattaagtaaaatattaaaatttatctaAGACTATTTgtcaataaaaaaatcaaaatcttaaCACTATTTAAATTCAAAGCTCCTTATACttgttaaaattattaaatacaaTTTAAGTCAAGACTTCTTGTTAATTTGTTGATAAATTCATGTTAATTATTCTATTATAATAGTAACAAAATAAGCTTTCATgcttaaaattatttgaacatATAGTTAACACATTTTCATTTGGAAGTAAGTTTTGAAcatgtaattaatatttttttatttttaaataaattttgaacccgcgaataaaaacataatagtTTGAATTCAACAATCAATATTTTCTgaacaatataattaaaaaaaattaatattatttttcaaaaaataaaaccaaaCCTTCTAATATGCATGAATAATGAAAcacataaatcaatcaattataataatgagataatttttcatttaacaTCTCTTTATAatccaacaaaaaatatatattattttgggtGATATAGATAAAAATACTCAAATGACAAGATGCTTCTACAAGAACTTTTTCCATGTCAGTTGCTCCTCCGTACATGTCTCGACAATCAGAGCATATATCACATCAGGCCATGATAACTTACATAAACAGTTACAAGTTCTCatcgaaaaataaatattaaatatcctCTAATAATGTAACaacaatatatttaatatatttaatgtaattttacaagtgaaatatgaaaaaaaatatagaaagataGAAAAGATGTTTAGCTTAATAAAGCCTTCCaaattaattggaaaaaaaaagaatcatatgAACAATGCATctgtatttaatttaatataaacatCCATATTATGAACCCctttttacaaattttcaaatatagaaCAACcaaacaatttcaaaaaatttaaatctcaATTTGCTGATATAATTATTTGATAGTATAAAAGATGCCTCaaaattttattgttatatacaatattatcatcaaatttttgttgattatataatttttttaaaaaaatacattttcataatagtacaaacataaaaatagtAAGGAAGTTAAGATTACCTTATGTCTCTCCAAAGTCATATTTTTTAATAGCAATGTTGAAAAGGTGGAAAAgaaaattgtgaaaaaaatcATGGCTGGATTTGAATTGAGGCTCCTTTTGCTACCGTATTTAAATGAATATTATAAtgacttttaattaatattagtaaataacattaatgaagAATATGAAAGGACAATTAGCTTAtacataaaatagaataaagagACGCAtttaatgaaattaaaaataaaaatacaagaaaatgaaataaatgacaataattaaaaaaaaaagttaatactcttatttttttgttgaaagaacgtgaaagaaagagaagaaaaaatagagggttaaaaaagagagtaaataaatagataaaaatatatattgtaattaaaattttattttcaaggtGATTCTCTTTATATTTTCACAATATTCAATCGTTATGTTAataataaagttttaaaatgagTTGATTGTTTCATCACTTCCATGCATCCCATAAATACGTAATTAttatgttaataaaaaaaattgcgcTAATTGTTTCATCCTATAAATACGTAATTATTCTAAATGGGATCtatactttttaatattatagAGTGCCAAAAGTTTTGAAGTAGGATATTAGAAATTTCTTTCCGAAAGGGATCTTCTTTTCCTTTCCAACTATACAATTAATGTTTAGAATATTTAATGTGATTATAGAatgttgaaataatttttttctttccttaattataataaaattgtaaCTAAACCTTTATCGTCCATAAATggtgattttctttttattcttgcGATGCAATTAATGCTTAATATATTAACATGTTCAACCATTCTTGAATCGAGTCAATATGCAACACAACAAAAAAAGGAGAGAGCCCACATCAGACAATACTCAgtgtaataaaatataaaatataatacgTATAAATAAAGCATATAATCGAGAAAAGACATGGACCCCCACTAGCAGTTAAAAACTCTAAATTAATGAAAACAGagacaaataaaagaaaagggaCATGGACCACTGCAACTAACACAACGTAAACAAAGCatgaaaagattcaaaatacatgatttttaacATATACTCTGTAATGTAAAAGAGGAAAACATTACCTTAGTCGCAGAGTAATGAAATCAACTGAgcgaaaaattgaagaaacaaaaaagtatCATCTGAAGAACATAACTAGAAGGTGTTGTGATTTGCAACCCTAAACCTTCATCCTCGGCGGCTGCTACAAAAAAAATGGCTGAGAATCGTGCTAAAATGGAGTTCAAGGATATGTTAGGTTAATGTGTAAATGGGTTTGTGGGTgggtttttgtcttttttagcATAGATGGGTCGGGTCGTTGGGatggatttaaaaaaataggtgGACCAATAAGATGAAGCCATTTGTCTAATTTAATGACTCAGCATTTGCCATGTCAGCCGGCTGTTAAAAAAGGGCAAttttaaaccttaaaaaaaCGTTGAGGgcatttttaaaccaaaaggtggaaggagggcatttttgaaccatttGGGATAcgttaagggcatttttaacccttttccctATAATAAATCATATTGTATTTAGTGatgaaaaaatagataaatagaaATTATGGCTTCTAACaggtatatatgtgtgtgcttaggtttagaattaagttAGAGTTAACTATTTTTGTCTCTTTTTGGTTATTGCCTTTCATGATTGAttacgtttatattttatgtttgaacatctataataggtataTCTATAAGTattgttttttaagttttacttatgatttatattagaaagtatatttaagagattcaatattattactatggttatgttattaattattgacataaccaaataaccaaatcgaaaaaAGTCGAATCGAATAGAGGAAAATcatcaaaccaaactaaatttattttgaattggattgagttacacttttacaaaatcaaaaaccaaaaaatccaaaccgaaaaaccgaatgcacacccctatttcaaatgtataaaaaaaaataacaaggtGTAGATTTAAACACACAACCTTGCCCTTAAAATTAAAGGCATGTTGAGTGTACATTTATGTTAAGGAGTGTCATTGTCTATAATATATTCGTTATCTACCttttacttttaatacattattatatacgtatatttaataaaaaaattcgaCGAAGCAGTGTCACGTGACACCACTTGAACCTATGTAGATCCAAACCCACCCTGATTACGTCGGGAAAGATGATACATTTGCCCCCATCCAACATTATGCCATTTGTTATCCGTCATGTGTCTCGAGAATGCCTCATGTACACTTTTGCATCTTGAATTGTTCCCCCTCAAACATTTTCTGTTTGAAGTTCTCTGAAGTATTTGCAAATACTAAACTTGTATTTGTTCTAAGATTATTAAATAGGTGACTTAATTTATGGTGTGCTTACAGTATTATGTCCAGATAGTTAAATCATTACTGCAGTATTATGTCTAGATAGTTAAATCAATTACTGTACAACTATTGCTTTTgaattatactccctccatttcatattaattgaattattgagacatttttcatttttaaattaacttaattgttcaattttatagattacttttaaaatattttttcaattttacccttcattagttagtattggaattagttattaattaatgtttagttattttaatcataaatttgacaataattaataaggataaaaatggaaagttatacctaatttatgttttaatcttcttttcttaaagggtgtgaaacacatcaacaattcaattaatatgaaatggagggagtactaattTTTGGGAATGTCCGTGGCACGTTTATCTCAAAGTACTTGATACAATGTTTGTATTGTTAAATGGCTAGAAAATTATACACGTTTATCATTTTGGCCAAAAGGCTTTTTCCTAAATTTAAATGGTATATATATTATTCGactttctatttatatatatatgcatgaaaaataaaaactaaacaGGTACATATGTTGATTGTCATGATCGACTCAAATGCGGTCAGAAGTCATGTAAATCTTGCTTCAATTCAAACATGAATttgcaaaaaataataagtaaaaagaaTTGATTGCATAAGAATTATTATAAagcataaaatgaaaaatataacatCAAACTCATAAGCACAAACAAAAATCttcaataataacaaaaaaaattgagatgcGTTTGTGGAAGGAAAAAAGAAGCATGAcagatatatatttatactaatagAGTGATTCATAGAATTCATTTTTTCAGCATTATTAAAATCATTAATGGTTTGAATAATTAAGATagtaatttttgttcttctcaCCATAAGTAAAGTAGAAGGTTGAAAGATTGAAGTAAATATGatgacttttaaaatattataacttaaaaaattattgtggCTGATTCATTAAGCAATCTTAATATGACTATAAATTGACTGTACTATCTAAtttctttataaatttattaattaggtGCTAAttaaattaaggaaaaattgtatgaaatagcaaactattaattcaaatcaaACGCTATAgccatagtttcttttatttgtaattcgcaacaAACATTTCATAATTTTTGTCATCCCATTTATatatcgaaatatacaaatgtaggactcatttgtataccgaaatatacaaatgcagaaTCCATTTGTagaccgaaatatacaaatgcatgaCCCATTTGCATATCGAAATATAcaatgcaggacccatttgtataccaaaatatacaaatagacccaaatacatattttttatgtatatgtataccgaaatatacagattaatagtCATAGCAAACACAAAGTTTGTTATGGaacgcaattatacaaactatagctatagcatacaaatatgatttttatgtttgctaaacctaaaatttactcttttaaTAACTGATTCAATGTATTACTTCCTAAATCAATGTATAATTTCTTTAGGAGTACTCTTTAGATTGTAATAAATGTAGGAGGTGAAaagactttaaaatattttaattaataaatattgaatttattaaataatttataatatttcaatttaatGTTAAGGTAAAGTCGTAATCTAACTTTTGCCTtttatatgatatgataatgCTTAATGCATTTTCTCTTGAATTTTTAATATGTTGAGTCTTTTCTCATTTCAATCTTCATGTCTTAATTATAAACATAAGAGTTCATGGGGTTTACACTCTTTTTCCCTACAGCTATTTTACAACACTATAAAAGATTCAAAACATCCATACACAACAGAATACAACAAAATCTGCACCACTTTCCATATATAAGTGCCACAGGAGGAACTGCAAATATAGCTTATTTTGGGAGGCAAGTTTACACATAATCCCAATCAGTGACATGAAATAATCCCCCCCTTGCAATAGGAAACTGAGCATCTATTAGACCTATCTAATACTTCAATTTTAAGTCGTAGTATGTTTTTAGTTTTAGAGTTACAATAAGGTGAATAAACACTTCCTTTGGTGCTTATTCTCTGTTAAACTTCCCCAGTAAAGATGAGTACAAATCTAGTGGTCTCTATAGGATGCATGGTACTTCCTTCATTAATTTAGAATTACTGCAGGTCACTTGGATATCTTGGCAGTAAGTTCTCTTACCAGCTTTGCAGCAACCATTGCAGTCATGCCATCAACAGTATCACGCTGTGGGTTGAACTCAACGACATCAGCACCAACAACATCAGCTTGAAGGTTATGCAGTATGTTTAGAACATCACGGAAAGAGAGACCTCCTGGTTCTATATGAGATACTCCAGGAGCAAATGCTGGATCCATACAGTCAACATCCACTGAGATATACACGCCCTTCACACCTTCGCCAAGTTTCTGAATGTACAAGAATAATATTTAAACAATTAAGATTATCAATGAAGCAAATAAATAACGAAATTCCAGCATATAGACAATGGAAGACTAGCAGTTGCTACATTTGGTAAGTAACcgcaaaaaatgaaattgaaggGGATCATAGCTTATAGTAGGATATACAGAGACTGAGAAAGAAATATGAGAGTATTATGCATCTGGAATAGACTCAGCATACTCAGAATTCCTCAAGTGATGAACACAATTGCAAGTATATAATTTGGACAGAAAACACAAGAGGGTAAGGAAAAGGAAAGCGAAGGTAAAGAAATACAGAccagattctccaaaaattctcGGTCTTGGGAATATGTTCGCATTTCATATTGCTCCACACCGAACCTTTTTCCTTGTTCTCGGCCTTCTTTATTAATTGATCTGATTCCCACCTACAAACAAGATCAACTGTTCTGGTAAACAATTTGTATTGTTTATGCTTGCGGGAATAAGCTCCTTGTAAACCCAAAGAGTACATCATTATACAGCTTATCCTATCACAACAAAGATTGTTTCATAGCATAAACCAAGAAATAGCATACAAAGTTATACATGTTTAGCTTGTCTATAGAAAGAACTTATATTACTTGCAAAAGCCGTCGAGCATAACCACCCTCCATTATTCGTGCAAAGCTTGACGCATGTGAGTATTTGTTTCCTTCAAAGGCATGATAAATGTCAGGATGAGCATCAAGGTGAAGGATATCAATAGGTCCTCCAAGCTTTTCAGACACAGCTCTTACAACAGGATACGATATAGAGTGATCGCCCCCTAACACCAAGGGGCGCAATGGATTCTGAAAAAGTCAAATGGGAAttaaaataagcaaaaaatgTTAGAACTGAAGCATACAGGCCTTGCTAAGAAGAGAACACTTTGAGTAGACTTCCTAATTATGACAATATTTTATCCAGTCATCATAGTGTAAGAAATATTTCGATTCAGAAGCAAGGGGAAGTCATACAATAACAGTGAGTATTGATGCTTCATTGAATCATAGTTGGGCAGAAGATCTTTCATGCAACAAAAGATCTTTCTCTTGTTCACAATGAGATGAAAAAATTGGCAGGATTACTGTAGCACAGAGAAAGCACAATAGTTTGATGCCTTGACACATAGACATCCGTTAACAGTCTTGAGCAGGTCCTTCCAGCTTCAAAAatcatattatggataaaagAGCTCCTTTGAACAACATATGAGGTCATGAAAACAATTCACTTTTTCCTTTCTAACTTTTCATAGACATATGGATGAAGGCGAGAAAGATAATTTTACTCTGGTAACTCTGAACAATATAATGAAGAGATACAATTAAAGCCAACATTTCAGTATGGACTCAGACATTGTGATAAAATTTCTGCTTTTACTGGCTTTGGATGGGGAGATCAGGACTTAGAAGTCTGATAtatcattataataaaaatgattttggtAAATTTCCTAATTTAGTGGGTGCAGGAGCCAAAGGCCTATGGTATTAGTATGCTTCCCCTGCAGAAAGGACACAAATACTTCCCCAGAAGTTATTACATAAATTATGGTTTACCTCGTCCATAACTAGCTTGACAGATTCACTTATGATACTCATCAACCTATCATCATCTACGCCTGAATCTCGTAACTCTTGAACAGGCACATCACCAACATCAGTTAAGATGCGTGGATCATCTAATTCTTTTCCTGCACAATAGAAATAACTGCATTGTTTTGTTTTCTCCATAAAGATGAACCAAAATCTCAACCAGAACAGATAAATATTGAATAGAATGAGTATAAAGCTTAACCCACTATTTACTGATTATTTGATTGTGATTGATAAATCCCTAAAACAAAATTAGTGTTTTGAAACTCATCTTGTCCAAAGTAAATAATGTGAAGAACAATCGTTTCAACAGATAAATAGCTTTACTTACCTTCCTCAGTTGTAGAGTTTGTACTGCCACACCACATAGCCTCTCGTATACGAGGAGGAGCAAATGCTGGCCCCTGGAGAAATGAAGAGTTATGTCCCAGAGGAACTCCAAGAAGAGACGTTGAGGCTACAGCACCTCCAAGAGCACGGACAAGCTCTCCCTATAAAAGTAACTTGAAAAGATCAGGACGGAAATAAATCACTCATTCACGTGTAAATGGTCTTATAGGAAACAATTCACTACAGCAAACCAGTAGGTCAATCCAAATGAGAACCAACAACTCTTAAAAGGTTGCTAATGTCTTGTAAGAGAATACCGAAGTAGCTGCTTGTCTTCTTTCTCTCCCTTCTCCCCTGACAAACCTATGTTCTATCTATCCTTAATCATGATGAAGAAATTGCCCATTATCATATTAGGATACAACTACCACTTGCCCATTTCATTTGTGTGACTATATTAAGTGACAATGCAGGGACACAGATCAGGCAGTAGGGAAACAATACAAAAATTCTTGAAATATCTCTGGTGCTGACAAAATTTTTAGTCATGCTTATCAATTCCAATCACATGTAGaactttcttttaaaatgaCATTGACACTATTGTCATAAGTAAACTAATTTACATGAGAACTAGCAGGTGCTGAATTTATACACACCATCAAGGATCACCAAGATAAACCAAAAGAAAGCTTCCACATCACTGCTGTTAAGCTGTTAGTTCAAGAGCTTTTACACAAAGGTTCTACTGACGATAGTAATTCATTAATTAGTTAAATGTAGTAAAAGAAACGAACTAAGTGATACTAATGTGAAGCATGTCATTATGAGCCCCACTCAAAATAACATTCTTCCAAGCCATACATACCTTAAGTTTTGCTCTTTCACGAATAAGTGTAAGAGATGCCTCTATAACACGATTCTGTCCTTTTTCCACCAATTCTTTTGGAACATTTGACGCGTGCAATTTCTGCATATAATGGATTCCCATTCTTCCAGCACTCTTCATATTTGTTTATTCTGATTATCCTACAAAacccaaacaaaataaaattaaaaaaaattccccaGAAATCCAAAGCTGCAAAGTAGACAAGAATCCCAAAGAGGAACTGACTAGGCATGAGGTTACACAACAAATGAACCAGATAAAATAAGTTATCTATCTTCAATAGTACCATGTTTATGAGCAAACACAAATTACTCTGTCCTCTCCTATTGATATCCCCCAAAAGAGAGAGCACAATTTATTTTGCATCCTCCACAAGCATGCTAAGATTTCAAGCAAATCACAGGAAAAAGTCAAGAAGAGCTTGTCACCTTTGCATTAGTTTCTGGTAAAAATTTTGTTGTCTACAAAATTGTTAACATACTGAAAGGTATAGTACTGTTGAGTCATGTCATCAAACTACAACATGCCTAGTATAATCCCACAGGTGGGGTCGATAGTGTAGAGTGTACTCAAATCTTACTCCTACTGTATAGGTCGCTTCCAATAGACCCTCTTGCTCAAAGAAAGCAAAAGCGCAACATCTATTAAGACAAATGGAAAGCAAAAGGGAATCAAGAAGATTTTGCAGCGCATCTACCTGTGTaaaccaaaaaggaaaaagaagatcCCAAAAAGGAAACTTTATCTCCTCAACCAAAACCCATGTCCATATATACAATTTCCAGTTCTTAGCTATTCTTTGGTTAATcaccaaaaaaaggaaaaagaaagcaACTTTCTTTCAATTCCcattattatttccaaaaatggtttgaTAAAAGAGTTAAACTTTTCTCAACAACCAAACAGAGTCCCACAAATAGTAAACCCaacaacaaaggtactcaaatttGGGAATTATTAAAAGACAccaataaattcaagaacaaaaggTTAATTCTCATAAATTAGGTATCAAGAGAAAGAAAGTGATATATCATACCTACAACTGCAAGAAAGAGTGATGAGAGCAAAAAAGAAGGCAATcgcagagtttaagaaagagtTGAATAGAGGTAAAGAAGAGAAGACATGCAGTCGTTTTTAGCAGAGAATGGAGTATGAAAATGGAAATATTGTTAATAGGCAACGAAGATTAGCACAATTTACACGTAATCACCGACTGATTAAGCCAATCCATTTCTCTCGTGAAAGGGACATATCCAACCAACatactaaaataatagtatAGGATAGCTATCTAAGTTTTTTCCTTAATTTAATGGGGTTGTAGGTAGGCGGGTATAGGGTTATTGGGTGGATCCGGGGTTGGATTGAAATCTAATAAGTTtaggttagttataaattacACCAATAAAATCGTGTTATgtaataaatgaatttattctTTATTGTTAAGTGTTGCTGTAAAAAAATAAGGGTATTTCAGATATAATAGGTTGACATCAAGAGCATTTTAGAGCCAAAAGGTAAACGAATAgtatttttatatcaaattcaataaaaatattttaggttattttcaaaatattttataactttttcacCTCCTAACTTAATTGCAAGCCAAAGAGTTATAAAGTAAGTTAATTATCTAAttgattatgatattatggGTAAAGACTATGTCATAAAT belongs to Solanum stenotomum isolate F172 chromosome 1, ASM1918654v1, whole genome shotgun sequence and includes:
- the LOC125845162 gene encoding arginase 1, mitochondrial; translated protein: MKSAGRMGIHYMQKLHASNVPKELVEKGQNRVIEASLTLIRERAKLKGELVRALGGAVASTSLLGVPLGHNSSFLQGPAFAPPRIREAMWCGSTNSTTEEGKELDDPRILTDVGDVPVQELRDSGVDDDRLMSIISESVKLVMDENPLRPLVLGGDHSISYPVVRAVSEKLGGPIDILHLDAHPDIYHAFEGNKYSHASSFARIMEGGYARRLLQVGIRSINKEGREQGKRFGVEQYEMRTYSQDREFLENLKLGEGVKGVYISVDVDCMDPAFAPGVSHIEPGGLSFRDVLNILHNLQADVVGADVVEFNPQRDTVDGMTAMVAAKLVRELTAKISK